Below is a genomic region from Rhizobium sp. 007.
TCCGGCGCGCTAACGACGAGGCGTCGAACCTCCGAGCAGAACGATCCAGATTCTGGATCGTTCGAACCACTTTTTGGACCGGCTCGAGGCGCTCGCACTCCGGCACCCCCTATGTCGGTGGAAGTTTCGGCTCTTCACCTTCAGCGTATCGATGTGGAGAAACGGAATTTATCCCGAGCCGGATACTATGCCGAGCCAGTTCCCTAGAGCTCGAGATTTCCGATAGGGCGGGATGGCAAGCTCGGCATAACAATACCCATTCTGCGGTCGGCCGGATTGCGCCCGCCAACACCGGACATTGAAAATCTCAAGTAGTTGTTCTTTAAAGGGTTCGGTTGGCTGCAATCGTGGTATTGCCGAAAGCGGACTTTGAAATGGATCGATTGCGGATTGCCTTTCTCGCCCATCGAAGAACGACGATGTTACAAGGATCGATCGCTATCGCGGCCGGAAAGTAAGCACTGTTGCGGGACGACCTTTCGGGACTGAGCTCAAGCCAAGACGCCGGCATGGATCAAACGCGATCCAGGAACTGAAGCACTCGAATGGTGAGTAGTGCGGTTGCATGCGCGTCATACGATGGGAGCGAACTGTCGGCGAAGTAGTGCTGATCGCCGGGGTACAGGAAAAGCTCCGCGTCCTCGACCTTCTCCACGATCTCACGGGCGGCGTCGATGTCGCCCTCGCCGACGAAGATCGGGTCGTTTTCCATGCCGTGAATCTGGACCGCGACGCCGTCTGGCCAGGAGAAGAGCAGGGCTCCGCGGGCTCCCGGCCGTGTCTGTGCCAGCTTCTGCGCCGGCAGCACACCGAACGAGAACCCGGCATAGACGAGCTTGGGAGGCAGCTCGTCGGCGACGCTGACGCCGCGCTCCCGCATGTCGTCGAATCCGATCTCACCGATGTAGCCGAGACCCTCATCGATGCTCTGGAACGTGCGTCCGTCGACAGATCCGGCGTATGCACGATGTGACCGCTAGCCCGCAAGTCGTCGGCGAACGCGCGCACACCCGGGGTCAGCCCTTGTGCGTGGTGGAACAACAAGATCTCGGCCATACCGAGCCTCCGGGTGAGATGGTCAGGCGCACGTTCGGCCACCCTACAGCGGCATCGCACTCGCTGGGAAGAGTGCGGACACGCCACAGAAGTAACGTCGGCGACTCCAGTAACGGCCGCCAAGGTTCGCCTCGAATAAGCGGAACTCTCAGGCCGCGCCCCTGGGCTTCGTGCTTGAGGCGTAACCCAAGGGATCGAGGGGAAGGTTCGGCTACGCCGGATCGCGAGGCTTTCGCGGTCGCGTTCGCAATGGTTGGTCGGTGGCTTGCAGAGGCCAGGAACGCGGGGGCTTTGCCATCCAACAATTAAATCGCGCAATGCGCAAATATCCACCGCGAAATCTACGAGGATGCTACTCTACCGGCCGCTTGAACTGCTCGATCCGCATAGCGCGGCCGAGGGCCTCGGCGAGCGCTTGAGATGAATGCTCGCCACCAATGGCGAGACTAACGGCGGTCGTCATCGCCACACGGCCACGGCCAGGATTCCCCCCTGCGCCGCGGTTTCAGCCGTTCGCGGGCGCACGGAGATGATAGGATGCACCGGCCCCTGAGGATATTCGTAGATTGTCGTAGATTTTCGCAAGAGAGGATTTTTCTTCTCTGGTCGATCGCAGGGAACCTTCCCTTCCACCGGGCGTTTATTGAAGTCACGCGTTTCGGGCTTCCACAGCTACTAAAACTGCGTGATCCCAAGTGCCATCGGGTTATCCCCCTGGTACTCATGGCTTGGGCTCGCCTTTGACCTCTCTTAGACGAGTCCTTGCCGCGTGAAGGCGTTATACCCCGCTTCCGTCGGGTTTTCATTTCATTCAGTAGCGAGCACCTATAATCAGCTCTCGCGCCTCCTGCGCTTATTGTCGCCGCGAGGCCGACAGGCGACGGTGGCCTTGGCTGCATTGAACGTTAGTCACTGCACGAGCAGGGACAAAAGCTTTATCTTTGACATCAAGTTGCTAGCAATGAGCGAAGCGATGCTGACGATGACAATGGTGATTAACACGCGTGGGATGGAAGACGGCACAAACACGGTCTGAACCATCCACAGGAACAAAAGGTGGATACAGTACGATCCGAGCGTCTTCTCGCCAAGCTTCGCGACGGTGCCCGGCACGTGGCTTTGACAACCAAGAGCAAGGAAAAAAATCCCGACGGCGTAAGGGACGGTCGATATGAAATAATCGATGTCACGTGTGGGCGGCACCTGGAAAAAGCGCCACAATAAAAAGCTCTCGAGGCACTGAAGCAGAAATCCGGCCAATGCGATGGCGACAGACTGCTTTATCGTCAGCGATAGGCCGGACTTGCCGATCCAATAGCCGATCGCGATGAAGATGCAGCCAAAAAACGGTCCGTCGCGGAAGTTCCAGTGTAAAGGCCCCTCCACATTCAGTTCCACGAAGGGCACTCCCAGGCAGTAGAGCAACATCCCGGCGACGAGTGCTCCTCTTATGCCTGAGACCTTCAGACACAGGGCGAAGGTAACGGCGCTCACACCCAAAGACGGCAGGAACCAAAGATGGTAAGCGGGAACTCCTTCAACGAGAAGCTGTCGGACGCCCATAATCCCGCTATCGCCAAAAATTAGTTCATGCGCCAAAAGGTATATGAACAGCCATCCGGCAAACACAGGGAAAAGCCGAGTAAGATAAAGCTTGGCCGTGGAAACCAAGGACAAGCGTTTCCGGCTGAGAAAATATCCGGCGACAAGAAAGAAATAGGGCACTGCGAAACGTGGAACGAGCAAGAAAAACTCTGTTGCCCGCGGCCCGAGGTAAAAGCCGCGCGCGTGAACTGCGACAACAGCAACGAAGGAGACGACCCGAAACAGGTCGATGCCCATATGGCGTTTTGGACTCAAAGCATCCGTTGGCAGGCTCATCGGCAGAAGCTCCTTAGAAGCCGATATCGCATCGCCCGCAATCGGCCCGGTATCAAAACATCAAAGTTGCGATCAATTGCAGCGCATTTGCTTGGTCTCGGTCGGCGCCCCGATGCCGCGGAAAACCTTCAGTTCGCAGGCGCAATAACTACCGGAATGCCGCAGAGGTGTCGAGCGCGGCTACAACGCTGAGGCGATCTTTGCAGCGCAGGCGGCTTTGGTGCCGGTTGATGAAAATTAAGGCGCCGGAGGACTAGGAACATCCGACCGCCTCGGATGTTCGGCGGAATGGATCGTGCGGCCAATCTCTCCTGTAACCGTGCTTTAGCCCCTGCACGTGGCCGTGCGGTCCGCCTCAATTCTTCGCGCATCGGTATGTTGGTGTACAGAAACCATGATCCCTATCAGGCATTCATCTTTTGAATGTCTTCCGACGGTCCTCTTCGTCGCCAACAACTTCCTGCAGCATTATCGTCCGGTGACACGGTCACCGTGCAAGCCCGTTGGAATGGAAGTGCCGGAAATCTGTGCATAATATTGATTTGTACACCGTATCCGTCCTGCGCCATAAGGCGACAGGGGTGGCTATTGCCAAGAAGTGCGGTTCATCGAATGAGAGCAAAATGGGCGTCAAGAACTATTTGATCGAAGGCGTTTCCGGGACTGGCAAGACCTCAGTCGCCACTGAACTGCAGCAGCGCGGTTACCACGCCATCCACGGTGACCGTGAGTTGGCTTAT
It encodes:
- a CDS encoding acyltransferase; protein product: MSLPTDALSPKRHMGIDLFRVVSFVAVVAVHARGFYLGPRATEFFLLVPRFAVPYFFLVAGYFLSRKRLSLVSTAKLYLTRLFPVFAGWLFIYLLAHELIFGDSGIMGVRQLLVEGVPAYHLWFLPSLGVSAVTFALCLKVSGIRGALVAGMLLYCLGVPFVELNVEGPLHWNFRDGPFFGCIFIAIGYWIGKSGLSLTIKQSVAIALAGFLLQCLESFLLWRFFQVPPTRDIDYFISTVPYAVGIFFLALGCQSHVPGTVAKLGEKTLGSYCIHLLFLWMVQTVFVPSSIPRVLITIVIVSIASLIASNLMSKIKLLSLLVQ